From Vogesella sp. XCS3, the proteins below share one genomic window:
- a CDS encoding Ig-like domain-containing protein: MAPHPTRLHQAFFLTTLCTALALTGCGGGGGGGGSSGQTATQSTGSSSSGSSGTTSSVSKAASISFSSATPDLLVYQGGEGETQAEVKFLVKDALNQPLAGETVTFSLNTTVGGLTLQATQAVTDNSGIATARVISGTVPTPVRVTAVAGKYSAQSSQLSVSTGLPHQNGFSLSVSSYNPAFYNTDGVSITLTARASDRQGNPVPDGTTVNFVTEGGIGTITSKCSMTAGSCNVTLLSSGVRTALVDAGRQTVLAYMQGEESFDDKNSNGVFDTGEFVSNYDLPEAFLDARPGQARTTVNKAQSWLTVAGNSYSEFYLDLNRNGIHDETGNGFFDGVARSDGRAASTVHLRRTAEIIWGISNNSLIYNPTKGAAELNNFDLCPASTATVSYTPADLFANTLPAGTTVAFSVTTTAAAASAALSGTTSHTIGNQVDRPETYTTSLGLATGVTCGTAATAPDMLMITITLPGSATPKTFSFPIF, translated from the coding sequence GTGGCACCCCACCCTACCAGGCTACATCAGGCATTTTTTCTGACAACTTTGTGCACTGCACTGGCACTGACAGGCTGCGGCGGCGGCGGGGGTGGTGGCGGTAGCTCAGGGCAGACCGCCACACAAAGCACAGGCAGTAGTAGCAGTGGTTCAAGCGGAACAACAAGCAGCGTATCGAAAGCTGCATCCATCAGTTTTAGTTCGGCAACACCAGATTTACTTGTCTATCAAGGCGGGGAAGGTGAAACGCAGGCCGAGGTGAAGTTCCTGGTCAAAGACGCCCTGAATCAACCCCTGGCAGGAGAAACGGTCACTTTTTCCTTGAATACCACCGTGGGCGGCTTGACTCTTCAGGCCACTCAAGCCGTCACAGACAACAGCGGCATAGCTACCGCTCGGGTTATCTCCGGTACAGTGCCTACGCCAGTCAGGGTAACCGCCGTCGCCGGCAAATACAGCGCGCAATCCAGCCAACTTTCCGTCAGCACCGGCCTCCCTCATCAGAACGGCTTTTCACTTTCAGTTTCCAGCTACAACCCGGCGTTTTATAACACCGACGGTGTCAGCATTACCCTGACTGCACGCGCATCCGATCGCCAGGGCAACCCGGTACCAGACGGTACAACCGTCAATTTTGTTACCGAAGGCGGTATCGGCACCATCACCTCCAAATGCAGCATGACGGCAGGCAGCTGCAACGTCACCCTGTTGAGCAGCGGTGTGCGTACTGCACTGGTGGATGCCGGCCGCCAAACCGTGTTGGCCTACATGCAAGGCGAAGAAAGTTTTGACGACAAAAACAGCAATGGCGTATTCGATACCGGCGAGTTTGTCAGCAACTACGACCTGCCCGAAGCATTTCTGGATGCCCGCCCTGGGCAGGCTAGAACCACCGTCAACAAAGCACAAAGCTGGCTCACGGTTGCAGGTAACAGTTACTCCGAGTTTTATCTGGACCTCAATCGCAACGGCATCCATGACGAAACAGGCAATGGCTTTTTCGATGGCGTAGCACGTTCTGACGGCCGAGCCGCCTCGACCGTACACCTGCGACGCACCGCAGAAATTATCTGGGGTATCAGCAACAACAGCCTCATTTATAACCCGACCAAAGGGGCGGCCGAGTTGAATAACTTCGACCTGTGCCCAGCCAGCACGGCCACAGTCAGCTATACGCCGGCAGACCTTTTCGCAAACACCTTGCCTGCTGGTACTACGGTTGCCTTCAGCGTCACGACGACCGCAGCGGCGGCCAGTGCGGCGCTCTCCGGCACCACGTCGCACACCATTGGCAACCAGGTAGACAGGCCTGAGACATACACTACCAGCCTGGGCCTTGCCACAGGCGTTACCTGCGGCACGGCTGCCACGGCACCGGATATGCTGATGATCACCATCACGCTACCAGGCAGTGCCACCCCCAAGACGTTCAGCTTCCCCATCTTCTAA